Proteins co-encoded in one Streptomyces sp. NBC_01283 genomic window:
- a CDS encoding tryptophan 7-halogenase, producing MTLPDSEEFDVVVVGGGPAGSTLAALVAMQGRRVLVLEKEFFPRHQIGESLLPSTVHGVCRLTGVADELAKAGFPRKRGGTFRWGANPDPWTFSFSVSPRMSGPTSFAYQVERSKFDDILLKHARKVGAEVREGCAVLDVIADDERVRGVTYTDADGNERRALATFVVDASGNKSRVYQRVGGKREYSEFFRSLALFGYFEGGKRLPEPNSGNILSVAFPSGWFWYIPLSDTLTSVGAVVRREMAEKIQGDQEKALMALVDECPLIGEYLADATRVTTGQYGQLRVRKDYSYHQTTFSRPGLVLIGDAACFVDPVFSSGVHLATYSALLAARSINSVLSERVEEEPALKEFEARYRREYGVFYEFLLSFYDMHHDEDSYFWQAKKVTKTARPELQSFVELIGGVSSGERVLTEAEILAKRFSSDSEEFAAAVDELAGSQDGSMVPLFKSSVVREVMQEGGQVQMRALLGEDAEAEAPLFSGGLVPSPDGMFWQLPVAAQSPPE from the coding sequence ATGACCTTGCCGGATTCCGAGGAATTCGACGTGGTGGTGGTCGGCGGAGGGCCCGCCGGGTCGACACTGGCCGCACTGGTGGCCATGCAGGGGCGGCGCGTGCTGGTCCTGGAGAAGGAGTTCTTCCCGCGCCACCAGATCGGTGAGTCGCTGCTGCCGTCCACCGTGCACGGCGTGTGCAGGCTGACCGGTGTCGCGGACGAACTGGCCAAGGCGGGTTTCCCGCGCAAGCGCGGCGGCACCTTCAGGTGGGGGGCCAACCCGGACCCCTGGACCTTCTCCTTCTCCGTCTCCCCGCGCATGAGCGGGCCGACGTCGTTCGCCTACCAGGTGGAGCGGTCCAAGTTCGACGACATCCTGCTCAAGCACGCCCGCAAGGTGGGCGCCGAGGTCCGCGAAGGCTGCGCCGTGCTCGACGTCATCGCCGACGACGAGCGGGTCAGGGGCGTCACGTACACCGACGCCGACGGCAACGAACGCCGGGCGCTCGCCACGTTTGTCGTGGACGCGTCCGGCAACAAGAGCCGCGTCTACCAGCGCGTGGGCGGCAAGCGCGAGTACTCGGAGTTCTTCCGCAGCCTCGCCCTGTTCGGCTACTTCGAGGGCGGCAAGCGGCTCCCGGAGCCCAACTCCGGCAACATCCTGTCGGTCGCGTTCCCGAGCGGCTGGTTCTGGTACATCCCCCTCAGCGACACCCTGACGAGCGTCGGCGCCGTGGTGCGGCGCGAGATGGCCGAGAAGATCCAGGGCGACCAGGAGAAGGCGCTCATGGCACTCGTCGACGAGTGCCCCCTGATCGGCGAGTACCTCGCGGACGCCACACGGGTCACCACCGGCCAGTACGGACAACTGCGCGTCCGCAAGGACTACTCGTACCACCAGACGACCTTCTCCCGCCCCGGCCTCGTCCTCATCGGCGACGCCGCCTGCTTCGTCGACCCGGTGTTCTCCTCGGGCGTCCACCTGGCGACGTACAGCGCACTGCTCGCGGCCCGCTCCATCAACAGCGTGCTGTCCGAGCGCGTCGAAGAGGAACCGGCGTTGAAGGAGTTCGAGGCCCGCTACCGGCGCGAGTACGGCGTGTTCTACGAATTCCTCCTGTCCTTCTACGACATGCACCACGACGAGGACTCGTACTTCTGGCAGGCCAAGAAGGTCACCAAAACCGCCCGGCCCGAACTCCAGTCGTTCGTCGAGCTCATCGGCGGTGTCTCCTCCGGTGAGCGCGTCCTGACCGAGGCCGAGATCCTCGCCAAGCGCTTCTCCTCGGACTCCGAGGAGTTCGCCGCCGCGGTCGACGAACTCGCCGGCAGCCAGGACGGAAGCATGGTGCCGCTGTTCAAGTCGTCGGTGGTGCGCGAGGTCATGCAGGAGGGCGGCCAGGTCCAGATGCGCGCCCTGCTGGGGGAGGACGCCGAAGCGGAGGCCCCGCTGTTCAGCGGCGGTCTGGTGCCGTCTCCCGACGGCATGTTCTGGCAGCTGCCCGTGGCCGCCCAGAGCCCACCCGAATAG
- a CDS encoding cytochrome P450, whose product MARPSDLSMHNRRDRLDPLPELSELSARAPLSEVELVDGASSSTGWLVTGQDEVRAVLGDAERFSTAPPAGGNRPVQAGNLIQYDPPDHSRLRLLLTPEFTVRRMRGLEPAVESVVADCLDSMEKAGQPADFMRHVAWPVPGLVMCELFGVERDDRAELARLLKVSRPAFRGRQLQMTAGAAYLAYVGQLVARNRRAPGDDLLGRLVRAHGDDIDDDELVGLTAFVMGSGVENMASMLGLGILALLENPDQLGLLRQCPHLIDQAVEEFIRYLSIIPTASPRTAREDVPLAGKVIKAGDQVACSLFAANRVRPPGTPPDVLDITREATAHVGLGHGIHYCIGASLVRMELKSAYLAVLRRFPELRSATPPEEIRFRTQAPYGVETLPVTW is encoded by the coding sequence ATGGCGCGGCCGTCAGACCTCTCCATGCACAACCGCAGGGACCGCCTCGACCCGCTTCCCGAGTTGAGCGAACTCAGCGCGCGGGCACCTCTGTCCGAGGTCGAACTCGTCGACGGGGCGAGCTCGTCGACGGGCTGGCTCGTCACGGGCCAGGACGAGGTGCGCGCGGTCCTGGGCGACGCGGAGCGGTTCAGCACGGCCCCGCCCGCGGGCGGCAACAGGCCGGTCCAGGCGGGCAACCTCATCCAGTACGACCCGCCCGACCACTCCCGGCTCCGGCTGCTGCTCACCCCGGAGTTCACCGTGCGCCGCATGCGCGGCCTGGAGCCCGCCGTCGAATCCGTCGTGGCGGACTGCCTGGACTCCATGGAGAAGGCCGGGCAGCCCGCCGACTTCATGCGGCACGTCGCCTGGCCCGTGCCCGGCCTCGTCATGTGCGAGCTGTTCGGCGTGGAGCGCGACGACCGCGCGGAGCTGGCGCGGCTGCTCAAGGTCAGCCGCCCCGCCTTCCGCGGCCGGCAGTTGCAGATGACCGCGGGCGCCGCGTATCTCGCGTATGTCGGCCAACTCGTGGCCCGCAACCGGCGCGCGCCCGGCGACGACCTGCTCGGCAGGCTGGTGCGTGCGCACGGCGACGACATCGACGACGACGAACTCGTCGGACTCACCGCGTTCGTCATGGGCTCGGGCGTCGAGAACATGGCCAGCATGCTGGGCCTCGGTATCCTGGCGCTGCTCGAAAACCCCGATCAGCTGGGTCTGTTGAGGCAGTGCCCGCACCTGATCGACCAGGCGGTGGAGGAGTTCATCCGCTACCTGTCGATCATCCCGACCGCATCGCCGCGGACCGCGCGCGAGGACGTACCCCTGGCGGGCAAGGTGATCAAGGCCGGGGACCAGGTGGCCTGTTCGCTGTTCGCGGCCAACCGTGTCCGGCCGCCCGGCACCCCGCCGGACGTCCTCGACATCACCCGTGAGGCCACCGCTCACGTGGGGCTCGGCCACGGCATCCACTACTGCATCGGGGCCTCCCTGGTGCGGATGGAACTCAAGAGCGCCTATCTGGCGGTGCTGCGCCGCTTTCCCGAGCTGCGCTCCGCCACGCCGCCGGAGGAGATCCGCTTCCGGACGCAGGCGCCGTACGGCGTGGAGACACTGCCCGTCACCTGGTAG